The Cottoperca gobio chromosome 8, fCotGob3.1, whole genome shotgun sequence genome contains the following window.
ctcAACCTGGCCCAcctttgataataataataaataatacattttatttataagcacacttttcatttgagtaaacaaaactcaaagtgctacagagtaaaaatgatgaagcagaatatacatttaaaaacattaggtAGACAGACAAGGCAACAGATGGGTGGTTAAAGTCAGGCAAAAGGCTCTGTTAAAAAGGTgggtttttaggcctgttttaaaagcatccacagtctgtggtgtcctcaGATGGTCAGGGAGAGcgttccacagtctgggagcagcggagcagaaggctcgatctcccatggttttgagcttggtccctTTGAGTGCTGAACGGCTGCTAATACCCCTGATTCTGTCTCCTTACATATTCCTCAGGCCCTACATGTTTGGTTTGAGCTACACTACACCACAGTTTGTGAATCAAACCCTTAGTGGACTACTGATCCTCCCTTTTTAAAACCATCTgaaaatttaaataattatgtaGCAGAAAGTCATTCATTTTCATAGATAATAgttttaaaaaagtataaaattaACATTTCAAGAGTTTAAGGATCCAAACCTAAATGTTAAAgctcaaaaataataatattacaagtAGACCTGTGTTTTGAAGCACACATTTATATCATCCATTTCACAGGAGGGAAGGGACTGAGGAAGCAGGTCACCGTTCTGCCAACACTTCACTTTACGTGAAACTTTAAAGAACGCATTTGCTCCCTAAtcactctctctgctccacctctgcTTTCTTTATTTGGATTCTCTGCACCCCACCCTCCTTTTCCTCACCCGCTTTTCATaagttctctctcctctgcagtcaGCTCTAATTAGGCCACCGTTTGTgcccgtatgtgtgtgtgaatgtggttttgtgtttttaagtggTCTTAGGAGGCCCATCACTCTGCTGTGCTTCCCCACTCGTTCCTGCTGGTCGAGgggacgcacacgcacacacacacacacacacacacacacacacacacaattgctGATGCTGGGAGGCGTTCGATGTGGGTCTAATGACTCTCTTTACAGTTGCACTCCCACTCCTTCATACGCAGCATAATATCAAACTGTGCCTGACCAACAGCACAAGCACAACCACACATTGTCTTTGTCACATATGCTAAATGCTCATACATTTTGCCATCTATACATGCGTTATTCATGCATATTCTGGCCAGTGGGAGAAAAAATGACTCCACAATCATGTGCTCCAGAGAATAATTCAAGTAAGAAGAACTTAACCCAATCAGTTAACTATAGATTTTAGTCTGGCAATAAAAAGCTATGCCCCAAAAAAGATGTGTCCTTAGTTGTGCTGATACCTTTAAAGTTTTGGTTTGGTGATCACCTTAgttctatttcatccttactgaccgccagaggcagtgcttaacactgaatatgTTCCCTCTCGCGCATGCGCAGGtcgaatatttatatcaacaaagtcacgtgtgacCTCGGGTGACCCCGGTCATGTATAAGATCCGGTGTCACGAGATCATTCCTTCATTTCTTTTCGCTAAGACGCAGGCGAGTACTCTCTGAGCATTAGCTTGAGCTAATCAGGAAGTATACTATTACTTAAAAGGTTTGTCGCTGTAGCCTCGCAACCGCGTTGGTCGGAGCTGCGGGTTACTCGCCCTCCAGAGGCTGCAACGGGCTGTCCCTCCACAAGAGGGAACTGTGTGTCACCGATTTTGGACCTTCGTACTAGCGGACTCCGGTCAAGTTCATCGGTGGTGAGATCGTTAAGTTTTGCAGCCAGCTACAAATGTATGTTGTAAATCTGACTGGTGGACTGCTAGCAGGAGCTTGCCGTCACGTAAACTGTGGGTGTACAGTATCTCCTACGCTGGGTTTCTACAAGTTAGCAGTGTGCTCTAGCTCACGCTAACCTACAGACTGCATCAGTGAAGGGAgtgctctcctcccctctcactgCATATGCTGCTACCTGGCTTGATGTTTCTACAAGTTAGCAGTGCCATTATTTCAGCAAGTGTATAGGTGAGCTACAAACCTTGTCTGTGAACAATTCATGTTTAAGGTGGAATTCTGATGGCTCTGGTGTCACGCTGTGGCCAAAAACAGTGTTCCTTCCTAAGGTGTTGGCACACTCACATCTGAATCGGCCTATCCAGTCGGCacagtttgacccccccccgtAGGAGACAGGTCAAGGTCAAGACTCTTGTGCCTGGTACAAGCCCTCAGAGCTTATGTCAGGTATACCGCATATGTATACCGCATGCATCAGAACAACTCTTTATCTGTTACGGTGGTCCTAAGAAAGGCTACACTCTCTCGAAGCAGTGCCTGTACCACTGGATTGTGGATGTAATTTCCCATGTATACAGGGCGAATGACCGTTCTCTGCCGCCCAGAGTAAGTGCCACTCCACCAGGAGAGTCTCCACATCATGGGCAACCCTGAGAGGTCTGCCCTTGGAGAACATATGTGCTGAGGCCACATGGGCATCACAAAGCACATTCTCCAGGTTTTACAGGGTCAATGTAGCTACCCCTCATCCGTTAGGGGTGGTTATTCTGCAGAGTCCATCTGCGCCACCTTTATGTATGGGAGGTATTCGGTATTCCTCGCGTCTCTGTTGTTACAAGTCatccagtgttaagcactgcctctggcagtcagtaaggatgaaatagaacAAAAGTTATGTCTGTAACTAtggttctatgaatcctggatgaccgccAGAGTTCTTACTCACTTGGAATCTCGTGATTTTGCGAGAAGATTCTGTAGGACGTCTATGACACCGGATCTTATACATGACCGGGGTCGTCCGAGgtcacacgtgactttgttgatataaatattcgaCCTGCACATGCGCGAGACGGAACgtattcagtgttaagcactgcctctgggggtcagtaaggatgaaataCAACTAAGGTGATCACCAAACCAAAACTTTAAAGGTATTAGCACAACTAAGCAGCAGTGCCTCTGGCGGTCATCCGGGATTCATTTTACCGTACGTAACGTAGTTTTTGtgtattacagttttttacaattgctaaaacacatttcttgaaaccttcactaattttctcaaaactttaaacacaaaactcaagctacattcacaaaaccacagactctTCTGGCAAtaatcaaacaatgctttcagatcatgcacttttccagtcaaaatagaaaaacctacagagcattcacaaacgacctgctgatggcggctgacgctggctccccatctctcctcatcctcctggatctgactgcagcgttcgacacggtcgaccatcagattctccttcagcgcctccactacaccatcggactctctgactccgccctgagttgGTTgcagtcctacctctctggaagaacaaagtatgtatccttgggaggtgcaagttcgcagatacacccagtaacctgtggtgtccctcaagggttggttcttggccccactctgttcaccctctacactttgccccttggccgtgtcatcagccagcatggaataccattccattgctacgctgatgaggGTGctaaaatataaccacatcacacccattctccactccctccactggcttcctgtcgcattcaggatcgaatacaaaatctccctactcacccatcagtgcatacatggaaatgctcctccgtatctcaaggaactcctcccccaacaaacctccacacgcaacctccgctcctctaaaaaaaactcTGCACCATGGCCGATCgtgccttctgctcagccgctcctcacctgtggaattccctcccagaacacctgagggctccacaggccaccgactccttcaagaagggcctaaaaacctttcttttcacaaaagcctttccgtaaaatcttatgtctgttgttgttgttttgttgttgtcctgcattttagcgccttgagattacttttagctttgaaaggcggtttataaatacaatttattattattattattattattcattagacacaacataaaaacatctttTAACACTGCATCCGGTGcatgtagtttgatttagttttattgtaaattaacacatttttgcaaaactaaacaaaagtacaattatcccaacttatacaaataacaaagaaaacttcaaaCGTAAatatgaaaagcacattaccaAACCAACTGCATCAGAGCTGAAAGTGTCTGAGTACACTTACTTGAACATACTGATATCGTAGATTTTTAACCTTTTCTGAGTTGCGGTCAAAGGGTACTTTGTATATTTGCTTCATGCGCATGCCGTTACGCTGGAGGACACGGGCAATGGTAGAAAGGCGCACACTGTTGATTCCTCCAAAGTCAACGTTATTTTCCACAACTCTTTCCTGAAGTTCACGGAGTCGGATAGCATTGTTTTGACGGACCATGTCCACAATGAGAGCTTCTTGCTGTGGCGAGAACAAAGCATTCCTTCCACTCTCATGTGGCCGTCTTACAAAAGGGAAAATGCACTTACAAATGTATGCATACAGTAGAAATGTACGTACCAAAATACAAAGAATCTGTTACTATACTGTACCTGTGTTCTTCTCTGAATGCCCTTACgatggtggccacagagaacctACTCAAATTTGGTTGCGCTCTTTGTCCTGCATTCCCTCATCgtcaagccatgaacaagaacatggtctATGACAGTTGCCCGAATTGAATCTGAAATGACggttctggttcttcctcagccttgatatcttcctcttggcccacCACCTCTTACtcgtactcttcctcctctgcctctgaaactgttttcatccattgtcggtattcactctgaacttgcttatatagtgtgttaaattggttgatcacatcattagaaaAAAGTGTGAACAGTTTTGAGTCATGTTTAAACGATGACAAGTGTGTTGTAGTTGTTTTCAacttttgctgcctgtgtttagCATTTTGCAACCCaatgtgcatcacagtgggaattgtgttttatagtaaaggagaatgtgtttagagttttgcaaatagtgtctaactacttgaacttgtttagggttttgctaaaagagTGGTTGATTCGACAAATGGGTTTAGGCAACTGATAATTTGAGTCCTGTCTTCATTACTGAATGTAAGACCTTGaggcagagcgagagagtgaggGGACTGTTGACTGCTGCCAGCTGGTAAGAAAGCAGAGCTCCATCAAGCAGGAAAAGGAAACATCTGGAGCAGGAAGTAAGACCAGAATCAATGTGTGAAATAAAAGAAGCAATGCAGTCTTTGTAAAGCTTGGTGCGAGGGTGGTGTCACAGAAGAAAAGCGAAGGTGTTAGCTGAAAGAAACAAGCTGTATTTAACTGGTGCAAAGccagacacaacacagagagcCGATACCTCCCTCTATTGGCTGCTTGCGGGATGATCGGCTGTACTGTGCAAATTCAGGGGGAAGTTCCATGCTTACTTCCATAAGTGCAACAGTTCAGGGACACGGATCACAAATTATTGGTTCACATTTACAAAtcaacacactgcacatacactatatggacaaaagtattgggccacCTACAGGAGCTTTTATGACATCCCATTCCAAATTCATAGGCATTAATATGAAGGTCCTCCTCTTTGCAGCTATAACTGCTTCCACTCTTCTGGGAAGGCTTTCTACAAGATTGTGGAGCGTGTCTGTGGGAATGAAGATTGCCACAGTTGGCCCACAAAGACAAGGGAGTAGAGAAGGAGAGTTCACACAGTTGCAGGTgataagacaaaataaaacaatgtgtagagaggggagggggagaagatTCACCCATTTGGGATAGACACAAGAAGAATAGGGTGGGAAGAACAGTTACAGGGATATGctgggaaagacagaagttcattgaaccaagtattaaacaataagaattgAACATAGACAtatgaaatgttccattacaGTGCACTGGGGCACAGTCATGCTGGAACAGAAAAGAGCCTTCTCCAAACTCTTtccacaaagttggaagcatAGATTTGTCCAAAATGACTTAAGATGGTAAGATGAAGCATTAAGATTTTGGTGCTGGTTTGGAACTCTGCAGTTGTTGAGTTGGCAGAGGTTTGGTGACTTTTACGCACCTTGATTTTATACACCTATGGCAAGGGGACTGACTGAAACCTGAATTCAATGATTAAGACGAgtggcccaatacttttgtccatatagtgCATCAGGTGTGAGTGAAACTTATATTATGGGATTAGGGCGTAAACAATGGCATCGCCTGAATATGTCTCAAACTCACTTCAAGTAGCAGTTAACATTAAGCATGTAAAGATAACATCAGCATCTTCCCGGGGATCTTTTAGGTTGGTTGTGTACATGGCTTTAGTGTGAGCATTGGATTCATTATAAACCGACAGAAGCATGGACATTTGATGTTTGAAGTTTTTACTTTATAATTCAACCACAAATGTATCATAcagaacacacatttaaacacaacaaatgTAACCTTTACATATCAAaccaaacagaaaaataagtttGTTAAAAACATGGCTATATATACAGCTTCCATTGGATCGTAATCACTGCTGGAGGACAAAAATAAAGCTAACATTTGGGTGCAattccattttgttttatttcgtttcaaataataaaaaattgttTATGTACTTTTGCCTTAAgaaacaaccaaaaaaaaaatgtcattatacTCCTGATGCTCTCCGTGTCATCAACCTTGAAGCGATGAAAAGAGTGTTTCATGTGAAAAATGGCAGTTAGCCTTTTGCGTCTCTCCCTCGACCCCGTATCTTCCTCCCAACTACTCGGGTATAGCTGCGGTTACAACTTTACTGTAAGGTCCGTACCTTCCAAACTTGTCTTTGGCTATCACAGCAACACATACCTTGTGCCCGGGCTTGTACTTGCTGATCATCACACACATGGGCAGTGGGACGGCCCTCACCTCACCAAGGTTACTCCAATGTGGGAAGATGCCACTACCCTTAACCTTCTCCATCGACATGAAGATGctgcagcagggagagagagagagacaacgagAATGCGGTGAGTTAGTAACTGAAAATAACTGAGACCACTAACTGGCTGAACTGTGCTTCTATCTGGTGGTCATATGTTGTTATGTTGAACCTGGTTGAGAGTGGCTGCTTGTCTCAGAGGCAGAGCAATGATAGCAATAAACAGATCTAATTCTAACGTGTCAGGTGTTGTCGCCATCTGGCACTCTACTTGTCTCAGATTTTGCCATTTCAAATCATGCAAGTCCACTAGAGCTGTCGATTAATCAATTGGTCGATCGAcacaaaaataatctgcaatgCAACTGCAATCCTTTTATATGTCAAACACATTATCAGGTTTAAGCTTCCCAAATGGCCCGGGGTTGATTCTTTCTTTATGCCGTGTTTCCACTGCACGGTAAGGCTCCGCTCGATCGTACCCCCTCAGTGTAGGTGGGGAGGGGTCAGCTGATCGGCTGATTGCTTCGAAATGCAAGATGGCAACCAAACGGAGGAACGTCTGCACTTTGTCAATTGTATGGCGTAGTTTTGCCGGCtgcaaaaaagcaacacaaTCTGGATCTAGTGAATTTAAAGAACAAATGCGATGGAAATTGACGGTCgtttgctatttaaaaatggcGGGTGTGTGCAGGAGGTCCTGTGACGTGCTGGTGACGACTCTCTCTGGCCAATCAGTGgtttgcagtgttttaactccaccttctaTCGTCTCAGTTAGTCTACGAAcaaaagtaccaggtactatcctCAACCTTtcctaatggaaaaccaaaaaaagagcgAGTCGACTTTGAGTAGAGCCGTGCCGTACAACGCAGTGGAAACACACGCGacataatctctctctctctctctcgccctctgcTGTTTCTCACCCATAACTATCCATGGGCGGCGCCAAGGGGTCTTTCTCATCCACGTTCCAGAGCACGGAGAGGCCAGCGGGGTTCCTGATGAGAGCCAAATGTACCTTTAGTATCTGGGGGATGTTGTATGAGGCCGCCTCCATGTTGAGGGTGGAAGGGGAAGTggtggagggaagaggaggatacAAGACTGTGTCCTTCAGGGTCAGAAAAGCAGAGAGCAGTGAAGGTTAATGTGAGTAGCAAGCAATCAAGTGAATTGCTACTGTGGGTTAGTGCGAGTGTGTATTACCTGCTCTGAGTCTGTGTGCTTGGGACTGCTACTATCACCACGAGAGAGACTTTCTACTTTCAGCCTCCAAGCCTTTGGTTCCTCACACGACGTGGACTGTTCAACAGTGTTACTTTGCTCCTTATCTTCTGGCTCTCTCTTTATAACCCCGAGAAATTCCTGAATGACAAAACATGACATTGTGagtaaataaaaagcacaacacaaaatacacaaacaattaGAATAACTCCAAAGCAGCTGATTTTTATAGAAAACTAAATAATCTTCTGGCTTGGTTGAGTAGCTTGTTATTAGCTGCAGATAACATATTTAAACCTGGCATGTTTTGAAAAGGATACATCAAATAACGAAGCGTCCTACCTTAGACTCAGGAGAACCATACGGGCTGAGAACCGGGGGAGGCAGCTCCTCACTTAAATCTGCTATGGCAGCCTTCAAAGCTTAACACGGATTATGTGCAGTGACAAGTAACAGAAGGGGACAGGAAAGAGTAGGAAAAAAGGATGTGGTTATTAATTCATGCACTCACTGACTGATATTATTTAATTTGGGTCATTATAGCAGCTTAGCGTGTCAATTTTTCTCACTGCATGGCAAATAATGTCAGCAGAAGCTAAATTAGTTTAAACTTGAgctatttgtgtgtgcgtgtgtgtgtgtatatatatatatgtatgtaatgtgtgtatgcatatatatcTTACCTTTATTATCGACTTGCATCTTCACTAGTGCCATTTTTGTGGTTTTCTGGACAGAAAGGATCGATCAACTTAAACCTCATTGTTtaaaatactattaataatTAAGACACAACATTAATAGCCAAACAATTTTGACGTTAATCTCTTCCTCTGTGCAGACTTCTTGCGCCTCAACTCTGCTAAAAAATGATTGTCCAAACTACAATCAACACTGACTtatgtggaaatataaatacatattaatgcatCTTTTGCTGATTAAAGgagacatttttcacatttttacatttgtattaaacAGATTATTCCAAGATCTGCATATTTACCATCATTTTGAAGAGCTCTCCGCTCTTGTTCATACAATCCACGCTCTTTTTTTCAACTGAGAAACAAAATTGCATAGAATGAATACTCATACcgacacaaacatttaattattcatcAGAGCGCGCAGCAGCGTGCTCGCTGGGCTCTTACCCTTTTCCGTGGTTTCATCCTCAGAGTCTGCCCTGCAGGGTTGGACATacaattcaaaatgaaaataaatcgaAAGTACAAATTCACATCAGGGCCTTCATAACTTTAGGACTAATACGACTGAAGCGGGTTCCACTGTACATACCTGTTCGTCTCGACACTATCAAGACACGGCAGGTGGGCTCTGAAAGGCAAACATTTGTTTAGTGTATCCAACCTCACAGATTCTACTTTAAGCTACTTTACAAACCAGATGAAAAAGGTTATTGTAATAAGAATACTTTCATGCATGTCAGTCCAAACACGAGTCTGTGCGCATCAAAcctttttctgtgtctttgtcatGTAGGCGATGGCCGCTTCCGCTCTCTTGGTTACCGTGTTTAACCGAGTCTGAGGAAGAGAGGAACGTTCTGTAAAGACGGGTTTAAAGCTATATTTCTTTTGGTTGACAGAGACAGGAAATAGtagaacaacaaaaacatggGTAAAAAGGTGAATGTTTTGATGGTAAGTGTCTGAGTACAATTCAAGTGGATTTAATCTaatgggtaaaaaaaaaaaaaaaagaacaacggATGAAGCTAAACGGCCAAAGAAAGGATGCTTACAAGATTCACCAGCAGCTGTCAAATTTAGAAAGAGACCGAGCTTGCTGAAATTAAGGAATGAGGaaataacagaaaaactaaacCTTGTTCAATTCTATGAAGAGTAAGTTAAACATGTGTAACATTTCAACTGACCTCCAGTTTTTGGATGGAGCTTGCATAGTCAACCTTACGATCCAGCTCTTGAATAGTTCCTATTAACCCCTGCAGCttgccttctttctttttcagtgCAGCGTGAACCTCCTGCTCGATCAGTGTCTGCacctgtagacacacacacacacacacacacacacacgcaggcataCAGAAGATCTGCATCCAGTTACTGCAGATTATAGTTGTACTACAGGATATGCATTTGCAAATGTAAACATGCacagaaaatatacatttaataatcatataataaGGTCTCTTACTTCAGATTGGGATAATTTAATCTTTTCATCActggctccagagggagctgacCTGGAGGGCAACCTCTTCATtcttacattcacacacacacacacacacacacacacacatacacacacatacacacacacacacagagttcagTTGATAATATGTGTTACTTTACTGAGAGGAGCTTACCAATTGCACACAAATGCATCTTGGATTTCTGCAGTTATCCACTATGCCGGTATTTTCCAACTCTTTTTGGCCAATTATCGCCGCCATGTGAAACATgccatatttaatttaaatattagtttttgGCCTGTGCTATCGGAGGAAATTTAAATTTCTGGCAGGAGTCAGTATTAAAATTTTAAAGCCTTTGTCTGCCGATATTACATGTTGATATCATTGTGCATTCCTATTAGAACGGTCATTGGTCCACTACAGCTGGCTCCCTCTATTGACCTGGGGAAggtgtagaccaggggtgtcaaacatacggcccgcgggccagaaccggcccgccagagggtccaatcaggatgattttgcaaagtcgTAAAAATACAACcgcttgcaaggacaactgaggagataaatgaattgttagcagggtctgaagaaacagcagtctgttgttaccCATAGCCGAGATATCGGTGATGCAGCAGTAAAAGCTAGCctaccttattgctagcgaaatagcattagcatcaaagccataCTGCAGTGTTTCGCTCGCCTTTCACAggtcaaggcttctgatct
Protein-coding sequences here:
- the atf7ip2 gene encoding activating transcription factor 7-interacting protein 1, with amino-acid sequence MNKSGELFKMMKTTKMALVKMQVDNKALKAAIADLSEELPPPVLSPYGSPESKEFLGVIKREPEDKEQSNTVEQSTSCEEPKAWRLKVESLSRGDSSSPKHTDSEQDTVLYPPLPSTTSPSTLNMEAASYNIPQILKVHLALIRNPAGLSVLWNVDEKDPLAPPMDSYGIFMSMEKVKGSGIFPHWSNLGEVRAVPLPMCVMISKYKPGHKVCVAVIAKDKFGRYGPYSKVVTAAIPE